The genomic interval gtaaGCCATTCAATAGCTTAAAAAACACTATAGATGTTGATGACAATAGATgcaaacatttatttgataatacatttttattttacctAATTTCGGCAGTGcgaaaattattttgaaaaatactGTTTGCCCATAATCACTTACTATCTTTTTTTAAAACGCCTATTAAATGTTATAGAAACGTGTTCAAAACCCTATAAAATTTGTTAGTAAAATAGTTGTAGAATACAATACTTTTCTTGTCAtttttgattatatatttaagttattATTAAGGGGATCACTTTGACTTTCTGTACAATATCGGCACCTCAACAGCACCTTGACTTCGTTTTCCAAACATCCACTGTGAACCAATCAAGCATAATtcaaataacttttttattgcGTGAGCCGTTGGGGTGTCCACTTTAATATCAATTCCGTACATTTTCCccaatttaattcaattaagcgGCTTTATGGGTTTCTCTTGAGTCAGTGCGTACACTTGAGTCAACTACTTGAAGCAAAGGAAACATTTTCACTTACGCAGTTACCGTCAAAACGAGGCGTAAATTCACCAAGCAAATTTACCAAAATTGCGAGAATCgcaaataaaacatatgtataagAGGAAAAACGGAAATGTTactttggccataaaataaaagtcacagacatattttttcttagattttatttatagattttgtGTTcatgatatttattttcatttatttttgctgtgcatatattttatttataaaatgcgAGCTCGAGACGCTGCACCAGCAATTTTTACGGGACTATAGAATATTCTAAACAAAAGTGAGACTAAGTGTTAAATTagaacatataaataattctaCCTTTTAACtatagaaattgaaaatattcagAATTGTTTCTTAGCTTTGCAAATACGTAAGCGACACCAATTCTAAAGAGTTGGATTTTTTATGTATGCATTCGGTTTTGTAATGCCTTTCTTGACCCAACGTCATTAGCGCCCAAAACGCATTTAGGCTATTGGCCCAAAGCCAAAAGAGTATTCCACCCATCTGTACgccgaaaaatgtttaataaagGTACTGAGTTGCAAGGGAAGCCTGTGAATCATGAGATATCTGCCATAAGTGGCACCACCTCATCTCTAGTGGCATCTGCATATGTTACATTACTTAAGCTGCAAGGGGACCTGCATTCTTCACTTTAAACTTAGAGAAATTTTAAAAGAGATCGGCATCTCGACCTCCTTAATCGATCGATTGTCAGACGCtcgtttgtttatttaaaatctttgTCGACGCCATTTGGCGAGGCAAGAAATGTcagttttttactttttttaatcattttactgcttaattaaatttcctatgCATGCTGCCAAagataaaaagtaaaatacataAAACGAAAAGGGACGGAAAATCGAAGCAGACAAAAAGAAATGCCGCGAGAGTTCAAGGCCAATTGACTTTGTCTCCTCTTGATTGGCGCATctaattttcaaaataaaagcTCTGATGTCTTTATTGGGCGGCACCACCTCTCCCACTCCCAATTAACACGCCTTCTCGCTCTCATCAAACACATCCatcggtgggcgtggcttGGCTTTGCACCTGATCAAAGGTAATGCACGTGCAGCCAccgcaaaatgaaaacaataacATTGCCATCTGCCAAGAGCAAGGCGGAGAGGTGTTAACAATTTGTTATGGTCACCCGGTTCATCGGGCGTTTCATCGATGCATTTGTCGGACAATATATCACGGGTTTTCCTCACCTGACTATTAAGAATAATCGGGTCTTGGCGCTCTTAAATGGGTCTCATATAAGTAGGCTTGAAAAGCATTTGGAAGCTGGAAGGATCACTATGCTTTCCGACTTACAAATAGCTTATGTATATTTGAACAAAATCTCAAAGAGAATCGATCTAGGTTATCTAgtgtccgtccgtctgcctGCTTaactgtccgtccgtataaacgtgAGATCTCGGAAAGTGTAAAGGCCAAAAAAGCAGTTTCTCCACTCCTCCTGTTCAggtttgttttgaaattttgcaCACATAAGcgttgaaatatttatgaaatatttctttaaagtGTATTAAAGGGTATTGAACAACCTCGGGAGTAATAGTGTTCCATGTTTATCGAAGATCCTTTAGCTGAGTAATAGGAATAAATACCATGTAAAGGCTTTTTGTCCACCTTATtctatattaaatattgtttgcgaaattaaacacattttggccagccagaacaaattaaaacgaaGAATTCTTTCAATagtctatttaaattttaatgacaaccAACTAAATCAAATGAAAGACACAGGCAACGaaagagaaatgaaaaatgctcTGAGGATAATAAAAGCATATATACTGCAAATGATGATATTTTCCCAGCTGTTTTAAAATGCCACCGGGAACATGGGTAAAGCGAAAAGGGAAAGTGATGGAGAACAACATTTCGTgtgaatttatttgtttacttaaaaATTGCTCATCCCGTTTCAATATATCACTCACGTCACACATCCCGTTGGTTCTATACTTGCAGATATTCCGCAGATCGGACGTAAATGAACGATCCCGGCGATATACCACTGACACACACGAGCACTCCGGACAGCAGGCCGCCCTGCAGCATCATCTCCATCATACCCACCATAGGGATGTCCTCATGTCGCGGAAGAGCCGAGGCATTCGCACGGAGTCTGTCCTCCAAGCTGCGCACCTTGGGATCCCAGGTGAATACGTGCGATCCTAATGGGGAAGTAGATCGTTAATTATATGGGTGGAGATGCTACTTGgcaatattatttattacattataTAAATTCTAAACTAATTGAGCATTCCACTCCGCAGACAACCGAGGAAGGCGAGGGCAACGCGGAGGACGAGCCAATCATAAATGGAACCAGCACGAACACGTGGGTCAACTCCCACGACTCGGAGCAGACGGTGACGGACCTGCAGCCACTGCGCCATGAGTCCGACTCCTTCTTCGACTTCGACTGCGAGCTGGAGTCGCCGGGGAGTCCTGTGGACGAGTGCGAGTACCTGCGCCTGATCGAAACTGCCTCGAATACGCCGCACAACTCCACGGCGGAGTCGGGCTATGCCTGCGCTTCAATGGCCAGCAGCCACAGTAGCAGCAATGATGGTCCGTACTTCGacgcatccgcatccgcttccacatccacagctGCAGCTGCCCAGGACCAGACGCTGCCAGCCTCGGAACTCAAGGAGTATGTGAACACACTGCAACTGAACGGAAGGCATGGACTAACCAATGGAGTGCAGGAGGAACAGCCAGCTGGCCAGGATGCGGTGCAGGAGGACGAGGCCTTCTTGCAGGCGCAGATCCTCAGTGAGCTCCAGAAGCACAGCTTCAGTTTGAGGGAGGTGGAGCAGACAAAGAACGAGGAGGTTAAGCTCAGCAATGGGCATCTcggggaggtggaggagctgGAACTGAAGGAAGTCCTGGACGTAGCTGGTACTACAAACAGAGCTCCACCGGTGATCGCTGCTCCGGAAGAAGAGGAAATCTGCCCTGACAGAACCGAAGAGGAATCACCTAATGAAAGAGTTCAAAAAGAAAGCTCCCAGGAAAGGGTGCTAGAAGAAACCCCATTCGAAGGAGTTCAAGATGAATCCCTAAATGACAGAGTCCAAGAGGACGCGTCCGATGAAAGGGTTCAAGAGGAAACGTCCGACGATACAGTTCACGGGAAATCCTCCCACACATCAGCCACAGAATCCATCCTCACCGAGGAAACCTTCCCGGAGAGATCCCCAGAGGAAAGCAGGATTGATGAACTCTCGCCCGACAGTGGTGTGGATGAAACAGACAAATCGGCCAGTAATCTCACCGTAAACGTGGACCTGGCCCAAATTGAACAGGCCAAACAGGATGCCACCGAGGCTGTGGAGAAAAGTTGTGCCCCCAGTCGGGGTACCACAGTCGATACCACTGATGATGAAGACGACTGTAGACCCCAGCGCATCCGGCGTTGTTCCTCCCTAAAAACGGGAAAGACTCCACCCGGAACTCCGGGTCGCAAGAAGATCGTAAGGTTCGCCGATGTCCTTGGCCTGGATCTGGCCGATGTGAAGACCTTCCTGGACGAGATACCCACCATACCGAAGTCGGCGTTTGAGGACCTGGAGATCCTAGAGTCGGAGCCGCCCCTTCAGCTTGGCCCCAAGTCCGACAAGCTACTGATGCCTCTGTTCCAGCAGCCAGGAGGCCTGCCCAAGTTCCTCGATGCGGTCCGGGAAAAGCAGGTGTCCCTGGAGAACGCAGCCGTGACAGACAACAT from Drosophila yakuba strain Tai18E2 chromosome 3L, Prin_Dyak_Tai18E2_2.1, whole genome shotgun sequence carries:
- the LOC6539445 gene encoding glycogen-binding subunit 76A, yielding MNDPGDIPLTHTSTPDSRPPCSIISIIPTIGMSSCRGRAEAFARSLSSKLRTLGSQTTEEGEGNAEDEPIINGTSTNTWVNSHDSEQTVTDLQPLRHESDSFFDFDCELESPGSPVDECEYLRLIETASNTPHNSTAESGYACASMASSHSSSNDGPYFDASASASTSTAAAAQDQTLPASELKEYVNTLQLNGRHGLTNGVQEEQPAGQDAVQEDEAFLQAQILSELQKHSFSLREVEQTKNEEVKLSNGHLGEVEELELKEVLDVAGTTNRAPPVIAAPEEEEICPDRTEEESPNERVQKESSQERVLEETPFEGVQDESLNDRVQEDASDERVQEETSDDTVHGKSSHTSATESILTEETFPERSPEESRIDELSPDSGVDETDKSASNLTVNVDLAQIEQAKQDATEAVEKSCAPSRGTTVDTTDDEDDCRPQRIRRCSSLKTGKTPPGTPGRKKIVRFADVLGLDLADVKTFLDEIPTIPKSAFEDLEILESEPPLQLGPKSDKLLMPLFQQPGGLPKFLDAVREKQVSLENAAVTDNINQTISGSVRVRNLDFHKSVHIRYSLDGWRSYADLQANYVENSCDGFSDIFTFVLFGNSLHVGQRLEFAVRFQCKGQQFWDNNYGANYCFQCLPSSTHTAGGTTASPPSVATGAVSTGHGASLVGMLSPTAGDAWCSSFY